A DNA window from Engystomops pustulosus chromosome 6, aEngPut4.maternal, whole genome shotgun sequence contains the following coding sequences:
- the CFAP107 gene encoding cilia- and flagella-associated protein 107 isoform X2 — translation MEDRAEFIRSNLTASKSCYEKDFVHFADSKPDRIQRRYFLKRMEGLPGHHLLSHHGESSSRHLVSQYDDHYIRRGNSTLPPLRSWEGNSLTWAPEKSDFPSTDPPTNFGLLQEKQKFWKDHNSEELRSVYTASYRQPPTSAFMTPRYGVAPRVLSSTIHQPNNTNKALDFKCQAYLQVPDKPVGATSNNLITEVTS, via the exons ttTATAAGAAGCAATCTTACAGCATCCAAAAGTTGTTATGAAAAAGACTTTGTACACTTCGCAGACAGTAAGCCGGATCGAATACAGAGGAGATATTTCTTAAAACGAATGGAG GGTTTACCAGGACATCATTTACTATCACATCACGGAGAGTCGAGTTCCAGGCACTTAGTGTCACAGTATGATGACCATTACATAAGACGTGGCAATTCTACTCTGCCTCCTTTGCGAAGCTGGGAAGGAAACAGTCTGACCTGGGCTCCGGAGAAATCTGACTTTCCTTCTACAG ATCCACCAACCAATTTTGGTCTATTACAAGAAAAGCAAAAATTCTGGAAAGACCACAATTCTGAAGAGCTGAGAAGTGTCTACACCGCGTCATACAGACAACCACCTACCTCTGCCTTCATGACCCCTCGCTATGGAGTAGCTCCCCGTGTCCTGTCTAGTACAATCCATCAACCTAATAATACCAATAAAGCTTTAGACTTTAAATGTCAGGCCTATCTTCAGGTTCCAGACAAACCAGTTGGAGCAACTAGCAACAACCTCATAACAGAAGTGACATCCTAA